The Thermosynechococcus sp. genome has a segment encoding these proteins:
- the groES gene encoding co-chaperone GroES yields MAAVSLSVSTVKPLGDRIFVKVSESEERTAGGILLPDNAREKPQVGEVTAVGPGKLTEDGKRQPMDVKVGDKVLYSKYAGTEVKLAGEDYVLLSEKDILAIVG; encoded by the coding sequence ATGGCAGCCGTATCTCTAAGCGTTTCAACCGTGAAGCCGTTGGGCGATCGCATTTTTGTCAAAGTCAGTGAAAGCGAAGAACGTACCGCAGGGGGGATTCTCCTGCCCGACAACGCCCGTGAAAAACCCCAAGTGGGTGAGGTGACTGCCGTCGGTCCCGGCAAACTCACTGAAGACGGCAAGCGTCAGCCCATGGATGTGAAAGTGGGTGACAAAGTGCTGTACTCCAAATATGCCGGTACCGAAGTGAAACTAGCGGGCGAAGACTACGTTCTCCTCTCAGAAAAAGACATCTTGGCCATTGTGGGCTAG
- the hisG gene encoding ATP phosphoribosyltransferase: protein MLTIALPKGALLKDSIAYFQRLGLNFAALLEPGNRQLQVLSQDGRARALLVRAQDVPVYVQYGQAQLGIVGYDVLREKNPHVAKLADLGFGQCRLSVAVKASSPYRSVRDLPPHCRVVSKFVRCADAFFQQLDLPVDIVPLYGSVELGPIMGMAEAIVDLVSTGRTLKENGLVELEQIFSSTAYLIAHPRSYRLNLNGLGQYVPQLTGAIA, encoded by the coding sequence ATGCTAACGATCGCCCTACCCAAAGGTGCCCTACTCAAGGACAGTATTGCCTACTTCCAACGGCTGGGCTTAAATTTTGCAGCGCTCCTAGAGCCGGGCAATCGGCAACTGCAGGTTCTCTCTCAGGATGGCCGTGCCCGCGCCCTTTTGGTCCGTGCCCAGGATGTCCCCGTCTATGTGCAGTATGGTCAAGCGCAGTTGGGCATTGTCGGGTATGACGTGCTGCGGGAAAAAAATCCCCACGTGGCCAAACTAGCGGATTTGGGCTTTGGTCAGTGTCGTCTATCGGTGGCCGTTAAAGCCTCTAGCCCCTACCGCAGTGTCCGCGATTTGCCCCCCCATTGCCGCGTTGTCTCAAAGTTTGTCCGCTGTGCCGATGCCTTTTTCCAGCAGTTGGATTTGCCCGTGGATATTGTGCCTCTCTATGGTTCAGTGGAACTGGGGCCAATTATGGGCATGGCGGAGGCAATTGTGGATTTGGTGTCAACGGGACGGACCCTCAAGGAAAATGGCCTTGTGGAGTTAGAGCAAATCTTTAGCAGCACTGCCTACTTGATTGCCCATCCCCGCAGCTATCGCCTCAACCTCAATGGTCTTGGGCAGTACGTTCCACAGTTAACAGGGGCGATCGCCTGA
- a CDS encoding ATP phosphoribosyltransferase regulatory subunit, with product MVYQPACGARDILPLDVARQRWLEQRLERVFQSWGYQEIITPTIETLATLTAGGTVHPETVIQVQGSGDEPLGLRPELTASIARAAVTRMAGMQLPQRLYYKANVFRRTTGAQLGNQQEFFQAGVELLGATGLAADAEILWLVQECLGALAVEEAYLLVGDAHLTQQLLSTFPADLQKTVRQCLANLDRVSLQALPAPWRDRALALFDLRGTPKEVAERLAQWSDVAGVVDRFGELQQLLALVAESLAITLDLSLVQSFDYYTGIIFEVLIPTATELRLVAQGGRYDQLLSIYHPDGAAVPGIGFVFNVEALLQAIAIPPAALLAPRSQWLVVPRTASALAAALHHAQTLRSDGSTRVELALLDLAPEQIRAYARDRQIPYIAWIESDAPPQIEALSDGATYLQIQSV from the coding sequence ATGGTCTATCAACCTGCCTGTGGTGCCCGCGATATTTTGCCCCTTGATGTGGCACGGCAACGGTGGCTAGAGCAACGCCTAGAGCGCGTCTTCCAAAGCTGGGGCTACCAAGAAATTATCACCCCCACAATTGAGACCCTGGCAACCCTCACCGCGGGGGGCACTGTCCATCCAGAAACGGTTATTCAAGTGCAGGGGAGTGGGGATGAACCCTTGGGATTGCGACCAGAATTAACGGCTTCCATTGCTCGGGCTGCGGTGACCCGTATGGCAGGGATGCAACTGCCCCAAAGGCTGTACTATAAAGCCAATGTCTTTCGGCGCACTACCGGGGCACAGTTGGGGAATCAGCAGGAATTTTTCCAAGCGGGGGTCGAACTACTGGGGGCCACTGGTTTGGCGGCGGATGCAGAAATTCTCTGGCTGGTGCAGGAGTGCCTGGGGGCTTTAGCGGTTGAAGAGGCCTATCTTTTGGTGGGGGATGCCCACCTGACGCAACAGTTGCTCAGTACCTTTCCAGCGGACCTCCAAAAAACCGTCCGCCAATGCCTGGCCAATTTAGACCGCGTCAGTTTGCAGGCTCTCCCTGCCCCTTGGCGCGATCGCGCCCTGGCCCTTTTTGATCTACGGGGCACCCCAAAGGAAGTGGCGGAACGTTTGGCACAGTGGTCTGATGTTGCAGGGGTTGTTGATCGCTTTGGGGAACTTCAACAGTTGTTGGCGTTGGTGGCGGAGTCCTTGGCCATTACCCTGGATCTTAGCCTTGTGCAGTCCTTTGATTACTACACAGGGATTATCTTTGAGGTCTTGATTCCTACAGCAACGGAACTGCGGTTGGTGGCTCAAGGGGGGCGCTATGATCAACTGCTCAGTATTTACCATCCCGACGGTGCCGCAGTGCCAGGGATTGGTTTTGTTTTTAATGTTGAAGCGCTGCTGCAGGCGATCGCCATTCCCCCAGCCGCCCTATTAGCCCCCCGCAGTCAATGGCTTGTGGTGCCCCGCACAGCCAGCGCCCTCGCTGCTGCCCTCCACCATGCCCAAACACTGCGCTCGGATGGCTCGACCCGGGTGGAGTTGGCACTTCTGGATCTGGCGCCAGAGCAAATCCGCGCCTATGCCCGCGATCGCCAGATTCCCTATATTGCTTGGATTGAGAGTGATGCGCCACCGCAGATTGAAGCCCTCAGTGATGGGGCAACCTATTTGCAGATTCAGAGTGTCTAG
- a CDS encoding DnaJ domain-containing protein gives MPFEINHGLGRFNSKRDLHAALGIPLSAAPGEIRKRYLKIAKTLHPDSRDDESGKKMASDLLSKFVNPAYEVLSQEKEREEYQVILRLLEKQLLTANIVPTPTFDLAQEVFNATNVEEAYHRALNTLAQDQYKDLNNALKISEQISELNLIYLWRSAGGQATAATPSVSTPAAAAKSEATTQGHATPVATPGTTPSTEVSKTEQFTEQYFRRAEELFNKGIYLEAIKELKDALKIDPRSARCHALLGKVYLQQGSLSMAKIHFNQALKLNPQEVMAIQGLEAINKKERQAQKQQKSTEPPKPEQKKFSFFGLFGKK, from the coding sequence ATGCCCTTCGAGATCAATCACGGTCTGGGTCGCTTTAACTCCAAACGGGATCTCCATGCTGCCCTCGGTATTCCATTGTCAGCAGCACCCGGGGAAATTCGCAAGCGGTATCTCAAAATTGCCAAGACACTGCACCCCGATAGTCGTGATGATGAATCGGGTAAAAAAATGGCCAGTGATTTGCTCTCGAAGTTTGTGAATCCTGCCTATGAAGTGCTTTCCCAAGAAAAAGAGCGGGAAGAATATCAAGTCATTTTGCGCTTGCTGGAAAAGCAACTGCTAACAGCTAATATTGTGCCCACACCCACCTTTGATTTGGCACAGGAAGTCTTTAACGCTACCAATGTTGAAGAGGCCTATCACAGGGCTCTCAATACCCTTGCCCAAGATCAATACAAAGACTTAAACAATGCGCTAAAAATCAGCGAACAAATTAGTGAACTGAATTTAATTTACCTGTGGCGATCGGCGGGCGGCCAGGCAACGGCGGCCACGCCTAGCGTTTCTACACCTGCGGCTGCAGCTAAATCAGAGGCGACAACCCAAGGGCATGCCACACCAGTAGCCACCCCAGGGACGACACCCTCTACAGAAGTTTCCAAAACAGAGCAATTTACAGAGCAATACTTCCGACGGGCAGAGGAACTCTTCAATAAAGGCATCTATCTGGAGGCTATCAAAGAACTGAAGGATGCCCTGAAAATTGACCCCCGCAGTGCTCGCTGCCATGCCCTACTAGGCAAGGTGTATCTGCAGCAAGGCTCCCTCAGCATGGCCAAAATTCACTTTAATCAAGCCCTGAAGCTCAATCCTCAAGAGGTAATGGCAATACAGGGACTCGAAGCCATTAACAAAAAAGAGCGCCAAGCCCAGAAACAGCAAAAAAGTACTGAGCCACCAAAACCGGAGCAAAAGAAATTCTCCTTCTTTGGTCTTTTTGGGAAAAAATAA
- the groL gene encoding chaperonin GroEL (60 kDa chaperone family; promotes refolding of misfolded polypeptides especially under stressful conditions; forms two stacked rings of heptamers to form a barrel-shaped 14mer; ends can be capped by GroES; misfolded proteins enter the barrel where they are refolded when GroES binds) yields MAKRIIYNENARRALEKGMDILAESVAVTLGPKGRNVVLEKKFGAPQIVNDGVTIAKEIELEDHIENTGVALIRQAASKTNDAAGDGTTTATVLAHAMVKEGLRNVAAGANPIALKRGIDKATHFLVEKIAEHARPVEDSKAIAQVAAISAGNDEEVGQMIADAMDKVGKEGVISLEEGKSMTTELEVTEGMRFDKGYISPYFATDTERMEAVLDEPFVLVTDKKITLVQDLVPILEQVARAGKPLVIIAEDIEKEALATLVVNRLRGVLNVAAVKAPGFGDRRKAMLEDIAVLTGGQVITEDAGLKLENAKLDMLGKARRITITKDHTTIVAEGNEKAVKARCEQIRRQIEETDSSYDKEKLQERLAKLAGGVAVIKVGAATETEMKDRKLRLEDAINATKAAVEEGIVPGGGTTLVHLAPELSNWAAEHLTGEELIGANIVERALSAPLRRIAENAGQNGSIIVERVKEKPFDVGYDAAKDEYVNMFDAGIVDPAKVTRSALQNAASIAGMVLTTECIIVDKPEPKENNPAGSGAGMGGDFDY; encoded by the coding sequence ATGGCGAAGCGCATTATCTACAACGAAAATGCTCGTCGTGCCCTTGAAAAAGGGATGGACATCTTGGCTGAATCCGTGGCCGTCACCCTTGGTCCAAAAGGGCGGAACGTGGTTCTCGAGAAAAAATTTGGCGCCCCCCAAATTGTCAATGATGGGGTGACAATTGCCAAAGAAATTGAACTGGAAGATCACATTGAAAACACCGGTGTGGCGCTGATCCGCCAAGCTGCTTCCAAAACCAATGATGCGGCTGGGGATGGGACCACGACGGCGACGGTTCTTGCCCATGCCATGGTGAAAGAGGGGCTGCGCAACGTTGCTGCTGGTGCTAACCCCATTGCCCTAAAACGCGGGATTGATAAAGCCACCCACTTCCTGGTGGAGAAAATTGCCGAACATGCCCGGCCAGTGGAAGACTCCAAAGCCATTGCCCAAGTGGCGGCCATCTCGGCGGGAAACGATGAAGAAGTGGGTCAGATGATTGCCGACGCCATGGACAAAGTGGGCAAAGAAGGCGTGATCTCCCTTGAAGAAGGCAAATCCATGACCACTGAACTGGAGGTCACGGAGGGGATGCGCTTTGACAAAGGCTACATCTCCCCCTACTTTGCCACTGACACCGAGCGCATGGAAGCTGTGCTCGATGAACCCTTCGTGCTGGTTACCGACAAGAAAATTACCTTGGTGCAAGACCTGGTGCCGATCCTCGAACAGGTGGCTCGCGCCGGTAAGCCCTTGGTCATCATTGCGGAGGACATCGAGAAAGAAGCGTTGGCGACCCTGGTGGTCAACCGTCTGCGCGGTGTCTTGAATGTGGCTGCGGTGAAGGCGCCTGGTTTTGGCGATCGCCGCAAAGCCATGCTCGAAGATATTGCCGTCCTCACAGGGGGTCAAGTGATCACCGAAGATGCGGGTCTGAAGCTGGAAAATGCCAAGCTAGACATGCTCGGTAAAGCTCGCCGCATCACAATCACCAAAGATCACACCACCATTGTGGCCGAAGGCAATGAAAAAGCCGTCAAGGCTCGCTGCGAGCAAATCCGTCGCCAAATCGAAGAAACCGACTCCAGCTACGACAAAGAAAAACTGCAGGAGCGGTTGGCCAAACTGGCGGGGGGTGTGGCCGTAATCAAAGTCGGTGCTGCCACCGAAACGGAAATGAAAGATCGCAAACTGCGTCTGGAAGATGCGATTAACGCCACCAAAGCCGCTGTCGAAGAAGGGATCGTTCCCGGTGGTGGGACCACCTTGGTGCACTTGGCTCCTGAGTTGAGCAACTGGGCAGCTGAGCACCTGACCGGTGAAGAACTGATCGGTGCCAACATTGTTGAGCGGGCCCTCAGTGCTCCGCTGCGTCGCATCGCCGAGAATGCTGGTCAAAACGGCTCGATCATTGTTGAACGGGTCAAGGAAAAACCCTTCGACGTTGGCTATGATGCCGCCAAAGATGAATATGTCAACATGTTCGACGCCGGTATCGTTGACCCTGCCAAAGTGACTCGCTCGGCTCTGCAAAATGCGGCCTCTATTGCCGGTATGGTGCTGACCACCGAGTGCATCATCGTTGACAAGCCCGAGCCCAAGGAAAATAATCCTGCGGGCAGCGGTGCTGGCATGGGCGGTGACTTCGACTACTAA
- the uvrA gene encoding excinuclease ABC subunit UvrA, whose translation MGDPVPTDAIRIRGARQHNLKNIDLDLPRDRLIVMTGVSGSGKSSLAFDTIFAEGQRRYVESLSAYARQFLGQLDKPDVDAIEGLSPAVSIDQKSTSHNPRSTVGTVTEIYDYLRLLYGRAGEPHCPHCDRSIRPQTIDEMVDQVMELPPQSRFQVLAPLVKGKKGTHKKLLSSLASEGFVRVRINGEVRELSEAIELEKNHAHTIELVVDRLVLKPGIEERLADSLRTALHQGNGTAMVTVVPRDPGEWAQTLLFSENFACPEHGAVMDELSPRLFSFNSPYGACPECHGLGYLRQFSPELIVPNPALPVYRAIAPWAEKEHDYYLALLCGIAEAFDFDINAPWYRLTELQREIILYGTDTPILVPADSRYRKRDYYRQFQGVIPILERQYRETTSETYRQKLEAYQVNQTCPACQGQRLKPAALAVRLGQYRLTDLTGVSIRECLARLQSLQLTPRQQQIAALALREVTARLQFLVDVGLDYLTLDRSAATLSGGEAQRIRLASQIGSGLTGVLYVLDEPSIGLHQRDNDRLLQTLFRLRDLGNTLIVVEHDEDTIRAADYIVDIGPGAGIHGGQIVAQGSLEAILNHPDSLTGAYLAGRKRIETPSARRPGNGKSLILKNVSRHNLKNITVEIPLGKLVCLTGVSGSGKSTLMHEVLYPALQHHLGQNVPLPKEIGEIQGLEAIDKAIVIDQSPIGRTPRSNPATYVGVFDVIREVFSQTVEAKARGYKPGHFSFNIKGGRCEACGGQGVNVIAMNFLPDVYVQCEVCKGTRYNRETLQVKYKGCSIADVLEMTAETALAFFENIPKAVSKLQTLVDVGLGYLKLGQTAPTLSGGEAQRLKLAAELSRRATGKTLYLIDEPTTGLSFYDVHKLLDVLQRLVDKGNSILVIEHNLDVIRCADWIIDLGPEGGDRGGEVVAVGTPEAVALMPQSYTGRYLAKALNRFASHQQ comes from the coding sequence ATGGGCGATCCAGTCCCTACGGATGCAATTCGCATTCGAGGTGCACGGCAGCATAATCTGAAAAACATTGACCTCGATCTTCCCCGCGATCGCCTGATTGTAATGACTGGGGTTTCCGGTTCGGGAAAGTCCTCCCTTGCCTTTGACACGATTTTTGCCGAAGGCCAGCGCCGTTATGTGGAGTCCCTGAGTGCCTATGCGCGGCAGTTCCTCGGCCAGTTGGACAAGCCGGATGTAGATGCCATTGAGGGATTGAGTCCTGCCGTTTCAATTGATCAGAAGTCCACTTCCCACAATCCCCGCTCAACCGTGGGCACCGTTACGGAAATCTATGACTACCTGCGGCTGCTTTATGGCCGTGCCGGTGAACCCCACTGCCCCCACTGCGATCGCTCGATCCGCCCCCAAACCATTGATGAAATGGTGGATCAGGTCATGGAGTTACCGCCCCAGAGCCGCTTTCAAGTCTTGGCGCCCCTTGTCAAGGGCAAGAAGGGTACCCACAAAAAACTCCTGTCGAGTTTGGCCAGTGAAGGCTTTGTGCGGGTTCGCATCAATGGCGAGGTGCGCGAACTCAGTGAGGCGATTGAACTGGAGAAAAACCATGCCCACACCATTGAACTGGTCGTGGATCGCCTGGTGCTCAAGCCGGGTATTGAAGAACGCTTAGCCGACTCGCTGCGAACCGCATTGCACCAGGGCAATGGCACGGCAATGGTCACTGTGGTGCCCCGTGACCCTGGCGAATGGGCACAAACCCTGCTATTTTCCGAGAATTTTGCCTGTCCTGAGCATGGGGCAGTCATGGATGAGCTATCCCCACGGCTGTTTTCCTTTAACTCCCCCTATGGGGCCTGCCCGGAGTGTCACGGTTTGGGCTACTTGCGTCAATTTAGCCCGGAGTTGATTGTGCCCAATCCAGCATTACCGGTCTATCGGGCGATCGCCCCCTGGGCTGAAAAGGAACATGACTACTACCTTGCCCTCCTGTGCGGCATTGCCGAAGCCTTTGACTTTGACATCAATGCACCGTGGTACCGTCTGACGGAATTACAGCGGGAAATCATTCTCTACGGCACCGATACCCCAATTTTGGTCCCCGCCGATTCCCGCTACCGCAAACGGGACTATTACCGCCAATTCCAAGGGGTGATTCCCATTCTCGAGCGGCAGTATCGCGAAACCACCTCCGAGACCTACCGGCAAAAACTGGAAGCCTACCAAGTCAATCAGACCTGTCCTGCCTGTCAGGGGCAACGTCTGAAGCCGGCAGCCTTGGCGGTGCGCTTGGGGCAATACCGCCTCACGGATCTCACTGGTGTTTCAATCCGCGAGTGTTTAGCACGACTTCAATCCCTGCAACTTACGCCTCGCCAACAACAAATTGCGGCACTAGCCTTGCGGGAAGTGACGGCGCGGTTGCAGTTTCTGGTGGATGTGGGGCTAGATTACCTGACCCTGGATCGCAGTGCAGCAACTCTGTCTGGGGGTGAAGCCCAACGCATTCGCTTGGCGAGCCAAATTGGCTCTGGCTTGACGGGTGTCCTCTATGTCCTGGATGAACCGAGTATTGGCTTGCATCAACGGGATAACGATCGTCTGCTGCAAACACTGTTTCGCCTGCGGGACTTGGGGAATACCCTGATTGTTGTCGAACACGACGAAGACACGATCCGGGCTGCCGATTACATTGTTGATATTGGCCCAGGGGCGGGAATCCACGGCGGTCAGATTGTGGCGCAAGGCAGCCTCGAGGCGATTCTCAACCATCCCGACTCCCTGACAGGGGCTTATCTGGCGGGGCGCAAGCGCATTGAAACCCCCAGCGCTCGCCGGCCGGGGAATGGCAAATCCCTGATTCTAAAAAATGTCTCTCGCCACAACCTCAAGAACATCACTGTAGAAATTCCCCTCGGCAAACTGGTGTGTCTAACGGGAGTATCGGGGTCAGGCAAGTCCACCCTCATGCACGAGGTTCTCTATCCTGCCCTCCAGCACCATCTGGGTCAGAATGTGCCGCTGCCAAAGGAAATTGGGGAGATTCAAGGCCTAGAGGCCATTGACAAAGCGATTGTCATTGACCAGTCTCCCATTGGTCGGACGCCCCGCTCTAACCCTGCCACCTACGTTGGCGTTTTTGATGTCATCCGCGAAGTCTTTAGCCAAACCGTTGAGGCCAAAGCCCGGGGCTACAAACCGGGGCACTTTTCCTTCAATATCAAGGGGGGCCGCTGTGAGGCCTGCGGTGGCCAAGGGGTGAATGTCATTGCGATGAATTTTTTGCCCGATGTCTATGTCCAGTGCGAGGTGTGCAAAGGGACACGCTACAATCGCGAGACCTTGCAAGTAAAGTACAAGGGCTGTTCGATTGCCGATGTCTTGGAGATGACCGCAGAGACCGCCTTGGCGTTTTTTGAAAACATTCCCAAGGCAGTCAGCAAGCTGCAAACCTTGGTGGATGTCGGCCTGGGCTATCTGAAATTGGGACAAACTGCCCCCACCCTCTCTGGGGGCGAAGCCCAACGCCTTAAACTGGCGGCTGAGCTATCGCGCCGCGCCACCGGTAAAACCCTCTACCTGATTGATGAGCCCACCACGGGGCTGTCCTTCTACGATGTGCACAAACTCCTCGATGTACTGCAGCGGCTTGTGGACAAGGGCAACTCGATTCTGGTGATTGAGCACAATCTCGATGTGATTCGCTGTGCCGATTGGATCATTGACCTTGGACCGGAGGGGGGCGATCGCGGCGGAGAAGTGGTTGCCGTCGGTACCCCTGAAGCAGTGGCACTGATGCCCCAATCCTACACCGGGCGGTATCTTGCCAAGGCATTGAATCGCTTTGCCAGTCATCAGCAGTAG
- the purU gene encoding formyltetrahydrofolate deformylase, producing MPRPTMTLCISCPDQRGLVAKLAQFVYRYNGNIVHADHHTDAVAGIFLSRLEWELEGFEIPRDQIATTFINYAQREKVFASWQGVRWQLRASDIPYRLAIWVSRQDHCLWDLLLRQRAGDLFAEIPLIISNHEHLRPIAEQFGIDFHYIPVTPETKPLAEAKELQLLKDYRIDLVVLAKYMQVLSPDFIEAFPQVINIHHSFLPAFAGANPYHRAYERGVKIIGATAHYATVDLDEGPIIEQAVVPVSHRDTVADLIRKGKDLERVVLARAVRLHLQNRILVYGNRTAVFA from the coding sequence ATGCCCCGGCCGACAATGACCCTCTGTATCTCCTGTCCCGATCAACGGGGACTAGTGGCCAAGTTAGCGCAGTTTGTCTATCGCTACAACGGCAACATTGTCCATGCCGACCACCACACCGACGCCGTTGCCGGTATTTTTCTCTCCCGGTTGGAGTGGGAATTAGAAGGCTTTGAAATCCCCCGGGATCAAATTGCCACCACTTTCATCAACTATGCGCAGCGGGAAAAGGTCTTTGCCAGTTGGCAGGGGGTGCGCTGGCAGTTGCGGGCATCGGATATTCCCTATCGCTTGGCCATTTGGGTAAGCCGCCAAGATCATTGTCTATGGGACTTGCTGCTGCGGCAGCGGGCGGGGGATCTCTTTGCAGAAATTCCCCTGATTATCAGTAACCATGAGCATTTGCGTCCCATTGCCGAGCAATTTGGCATTGATTTTCACTATATTCCTGTGACGCCAGAGACCAAGCCCCTTGCGGAAGCCAAGGAACTGCAACTCCTCAAGGACTACAGGATTGATCTGGTGGTGCTGGCTAAGTATATGCAGGTGCTCAGTCCTGATTTTATTGAGGCCTTTCCCCAAGTGATCAACATCCACCATTCCTTCTTGCCGGCCTTTGCGGGAGCTAACCCCTACCACCGTGCCTATGAGCGGGGGGTCAAAATCATTGGTGCCACTGCCCACTATGCCACCGTGGATTTGGATGAAGGGCCAATCATTGAGCAGGCGGTGGTGCCTGTGAGCCATCGCGATACGGTAGCAGATCTCATCCGCAAGGGCAAGGATTTGGAACGGGTGGTGTTGGCGCGGGCGGTACGGCTGCATTTGCAAAATCGGATTCTGGTGTATGGTAATCGCACGGCAGTCTTTGCTTGA